A genomic segment from Aegilops tauschii subsp. strangulata cultivar AL8/78 chromosome 1, Aet v6.0, whole genome shotgun sequence encodes:
- the LOC109761948 gene encoding mitochondrial inner membrane protein OXA1: MAFAARRSLASRFSHHLTRRFHPSVPHLLTRSNDDEPPSPSSQPQPLPSFRSPLPPASRAAQTLHHFLPFSLHHSGLPRRGFSSSAPAPDPPGEVDAAASVLVDAAEAVASSVPAPFPGEVAAAAADSFFPVAALQYLIDYVHTFTGLNWWACIALTTVLIRTATIPVLVSQLKSTQKLNAIKPEMEAVKDAMDSTDPKTALEGKYKMTALFQKHGVSPFSPLKGMLIQGPMFMSFFFAINNMVEKVPSMKGGGVFWFTDLTTPDPLYICPVLAALTFLATVELNLQEGMEGNSMADKMKTFSRGMALMTVPFTMNFAKGIFCYWVTSNLFSLVYGIVMRRPAVRKLFNLPAWEAPSAPALNSALNMFGGSKAVPSARSPLALTAAQQSSLEKPDAAALGYRVKNIEKKGKSRGKSRKRR; this comes from the exons ATGGCGTTCGCCGCGCGGAGGAGCCTCGCCTCCCGCTTCTCCCACCACCTCACCCGCCGCTTCCACCCATCCGTCCCGCATCTGCTCACCCGCTCCAACGACGATGAACCCCCGAGCCCCTCATCTCAGCCACAGCCACTCCCGTCATTCCGCTCCCCGCTCCCGCCCGCTTCCAGAGCAGCCCAAACCCTACACCACTTCCTCCCCTTCTCTCTCCACCACTCGGGGCTACCTCGCCGCGgcttctcctcctccgcccccGCTCCGGACCCACCCGGAGAGGTTGATGCTGCCGCGAGCGTCCTTGTCGACGCCGCGGAGGCGGTGGCTTCGTCGGTACCGGCGCCGTTCCCGGGGGAGgtggcagccgccgccgccgactccTTCTTCCCCGTCGCCGCGCTGCAGTACCTCATTGACTACGTACATACCTTCACCGGTCTCAACTG GTGGGCTTGTATCGCGTTAACGACGGTGCTGATCCGGACCGCGACGATACCAGTGCTGGTTAGCCAGCTGAAGTCCACCCAAAAGCTAAAT GCAATAAAACCAGAGATGGAAGCCGTTAAGGATGCAATGGAT AGTACGGATCCAAAAACAGCGTTAGAGGGGAAGTATAAAATGACCGCACTCTTTCAAAA GCATGGTGTTAGTCCATTTAGTCCACTAAAAGGAATGCTAATCCAAGGGCCAATGTTCATGAGCTTTTTCTTTGCT ATAAATAACATGGTTGAGAAAGTCCCTTCAATGAAAGGAGGAGGAGTATTTTGGTTTACTGATCTGACAACCCCGGATCCTCTTTACATCTGTCCTGTGTTAGCAGCACTGACCTTCTTGGCCACAGTGGAG CTTAACCTGCAGGAAGGGATGGAGGGCAATTCTATGGCCGATAAAATGAAGACATTTTCTAGAGGAATGGCACTCATGACAGTCCCGTTCACAATGAATTTTGCCAAG GGAATTTTCTGTTACTGGGTCACGTCGAACTTGTTCTCCCTCGTATATGGTATTG TTATGCGTCGACCCGCTGTGAGGAAGTTGTTTAATCTTCCTGCTTGGGAAGCTCCGTCTGCACCCGCACTGAATTCAGCCTTGAATATGTTTGGTGGATCCAAGGCAGTACCTTCAGCAAGGTCACCTTTAGCACTCACGGCAGCCCAGCAATCTTCTTTGGAGAAACCTGATGCTGCCGCTCTTGGGTATCGGGTAAAAAATATTGAAAAGAAGGGGAAATCTAGAGGCAAATCTCGGAAGCGCAGGTAA
- the LOC109761949 gene encoding mitochondrial inner membrane protein OXA1 isoform X2, whose protein sequence is MDRGGIWPTTLYRKAQNKQHLEAESPRSSPESPHSSGRRLGSAALLSERRLPPQPAKPGPMAFAARRSLASRFSHHLTRRLHPSVPHLLSRSNDDEPPSQPQPHPLPSLRSPLPPASGAAQTLHHPFPFSLHHSGLPRRSFSSSAPAPAPDPPGEVDAAASVLVDAVASSVPAPFPGEVAAAAADSFFPFAALQHLIDTIHTFTGLNWWASIALTAVLIRTAVIPFTVSHQKSGEKIHAMKPEVDAIKHAVDINNMVEKVPSLKGGGIFWFTDLTTPDPLYILPVLTSLTFLATVELGNPYIASKMKMLHRGMGVMIVPFTMNFAKGFFFYWITANLFTLVYVIVMRRPTVRKLFNFPALEAQSAPALNSALDMFGGSKAVPSAKPPLALTELEEVRSEIEYMAAQPRGSPEWRKLMALYKHCSSDFGDAAALGYRPKKIEKKGKSIGKSRKGR, encoded by the exons ATGGACCGCGGCGGCATCTGGCCCACGACGCTGTACCGAAAAGCCCAGAACAAACAACACCTGGAGGCGGAAAGCCCACGCTCGAGTCCTGAGTCACCCCATTCCTCCGGCCGTCGTCTCGGCTCGGCCGCCCTCCTCTCCGAGCGTCGCCTCCCACCCCAACCCGCCAAGCCGGGGCCCATGGCGTTCGCCGCACGGAGGAGCCTCGCCTCCCGCTTCTCCCACCACCTCACCCGCCGCCTCCACCCGTCCGTCCCGCATCTGCTCTCCCGCTCCAACGACGATGAGCCCCCATCTCAGCCACAGCCACACCCACTCCCGTCACTCCGCTCTCCGCTCCCACCCGCTTCCGGAGCGGCCCAAACCCTACACCACCCCTTCCCCTTCTCCCTCCACCACTCGGGGCTACCCCGCCGtagcttctcctcctccgcccccgcccccgccccggACCCACCCGGAGAGGTTGATGCTGCTGCGAGCGTCCTTGTCGACGCCGTGGCTTCGTCGGTGCCGGCGCCGTTCCCGGGGGAGgtggcagccgccgccgccgactccTTCTTCCCCTTCGCCGCGCTGCAGCACCTCATTGATACCATACATACCTTCACCGGGCTCAACTG GTGGGCTTCTATCGCGTTAACGGCGGTGCTGATCCGGACCGCGGTGATTCCATTCACGGTTAGCCATCAGAAGTCCGGCGAGAAGATACAT GCAATGAAACCAGAGGTGGATGCCATTAAGCATGCAGTGGAT ATAAATAACATGGTTGAGAAAGTCCCTTCGTTGAAAGGAGGTGGAATATTTTGGTTTACTGATCTGACAACCCCGGATCCTCTTTACATCCTTCCTGTGTTAACATCACTGACCTTCTTGGCTACAGTGGAG CTCGGCAATCCTTATATTGCCAGTAAAATGAAGATGCTTCATAGAGGAATGGGAGTCATGATAGTCCCATTCACAATGAATTTTGCCAAG GGATTTTTCTTTTACTGGATCACGGCAAACTTGTTCACACTTGTATATGTTATTG TTATGCGTCGACCCACTGTGAGGAAGTTGTTTAATTTTCCTGCTTTGGAAGCTCAGTCTGCACCTGCACTGAATTCAGCCTTGGATATGTTTGGTGGATCCAAGGCAGTGCCTTCAGCAAAGCCACCTTTAGCACTCAcggaattggaggaagtaagaagcGAAATAGAATACATGGCCGCCCAGCCCAGAGGATCGCCGGAGTGGAGGAAATTGATGGCACTCTATAAGCATTGTTCTTCGGATTTTGGTGATGCTGCCGCTCTTGGGTATCGgccaaaaaaaattgaaaagaagGGGAAATCTATAGGCAAATCTCGGAAGGGCAGGTAA
- the LOC141021104 gene encoding uncharacterized protein, whose product MELTPCEKFLLSDSSDSDDSDVETMLANFRQQTLVMALAVKEHEDEYRKRRRGSTVGRLCIPRNRHLGNEMLMQDYFSENPTYPAHLFHRRYRMRRSLFVKIVEACEANCRYFTQRRNAAGLKGFSAYQKISAAMRVIAYCVPADYADEYLRIGEDSTIESVRRFAKVIVRVFGPEYLRAPNEDDTKKLMAANERRGWPWMLGSIDCMHWNWKNCPKAWQGMYCGKSRDATIVLEAVASEDLWIWHCFFGMPGTLNDINVLQRSHLFARLASGDAPACNYTINGHEYTKGYYLADGIYPPWCTFVKSIKEPKTKKQCEFARVQEAARKDIERAFGVLQSRFAIVRGPARFWDKKTLKNIMTCCVILHNMILEDERGMDLEFFYDNVGSRVKLARDPNRIRAFLQTYKEIENADTHFQLQEDLIEHHWQRAGQ is encoded by the coding sequence ATGGAGTTGACCCCGTGCGAGAAGTTCTTGCTATCCGATTCGTCCGATTCGGACGACTCGGATGTGGAGACCATGCTTGCGAACTTTCGGCAGCAAACATTGGTCATGGCGCTTGCCGTGAAGGAGCATGAAGACGAGTACCGAAAGAGGAGGCGAGGATCTACTGTCGGGCGTCTGTGCATTCCGCGGAATCGCCATCTTGGAAACGAGATGTTGATGCAAGATTATTTTTCGGAGAATCCTACATATCCTGCACACCTCTTCCACAGAAGGTACCGAATGCGCCGATCCCTTTTTGTGAAAATTGTTGAAGCTTGCGAGGCAAATTGCCGGTATTTCACTCAGAGAAGGAATGCCGCGGGCTTAAAGGGATTTAGTGCATATCAAAAAATCTCCGCAGCTATGCGGGTGATTGCATATTGCGTTCCggctgactatgccgatgagtatCTTCGCATTGGTGAAGATAGCACAATTGAGTCTGTGCGTAGATTTGCGAAAGTGATCGTCCGTGTCTTTGGTCCCGAGTATCTTCGGGCACCAAATGAAGATGACACAAAGAAATTGATGGCAGCTAATGAGAGGAGAGGTTGGCCTTGGATGCTAGGTAGCATTGATTGTATGCATTGGAATTGGAAAAATTGCCCCAAGGCTTGGCAAGGAATGTATTGTGGCAAGTCTCGTGATGCAACAATTGTGCTAGAGGCCGTAGCATCCGAGGATTTATGGATTTGGCATTGCTTTTTTGGTATGCCCGGCACACTCAATGATATCAATGTGTTGCAACGCTCTCatttgtttgctaggcttgctagtggtgatgctcctgcttgcaactacactatcaatgggcatgaatacacaaaggggtactatctagcagatggtatatatcctccttggtgcacatttgtcaagagcatcaaagaacccaaaacaaaaaaacaatgTGAATTTGCAAGGGTGCAAGAGGCAGCCCGAAAAGACATTGAAAGAGCATTCGGTGTTTTGCAATCTAGGTTTGCCATTGTCCGAGGTCCTGCTCGTTTTTGGGATAAGAAAACCCTGAAGAACATCATGACTTGCTGTGTTATCCTGCACAATATGATTCTTGAAGATGAGAGAGGAATGGACTTAGAATTCTTTTACGATAATGTGGGTAGCCGTGTCAAACTAGCTAGAGACCCAAACCGCATTAGAGCTTTTCTTCAGACAtacaaggagattgaaaatgcaGACACACACTTTCAACTTCAGGAAGATCTCATTGAGCACCATTGGCAAAGGGCTGGACAGTGA
- the LOC109761949 gene encoding mitochondrial inner membrane protein OXA1 isoform X1: MDRGGIWPTTLYRKAQNKQHLEAESPRSSPESPHSSGRRLGSAALLSERRLPPQPAKPGPMAFAARRSLASRFSHHLTRRLHPSVPHLLSRSNDDEPPSQPQPHPLPSLRSPLPPASGAAQTLHHPFPFSLHHSGLPRRSFSSSAPAPAPDPPGEVDAAASVLVDAVASSVPAPFPGEVAAAAADSFFPFAALQHLIDTIHTFTGLNWWASIALTAVLIRTAVIPFTVSHQKSGEKIHAMKPEVDAIKHAVDLTDPKSVLVGNYKMTALYRNHGVTPYTPLKGVLIRPSIFMSFFFAINNMVEKVPSLKGGGIFWFTDLTTPDPLYILPVLTSLTFLATVELGNPYIASKMKMLHRGMGVMIVPFTMNFAKGFFFYWITANLFTLVYVIVMRRPTVRKLFNFPALEAQSAPALNSALDMFGGSKAVPSAKPPLALTELEEVRSEIEYMAAQPRGSPEWRKLMALYKHCSSDFGDAAALGYRPKKIEKKGKSIGKSRKGR; this comes from the exons ATGGACCGCGGCGGCATCTGGCCCACGACGCTGTACCGAAAAGCCCAGAACAAACAACACCTGGAGGCGGAAAGCCCACGCTCGAGTCCTGAGTCACCCCATTCCTCCGGCCGTCGTCTCGGCTCGGCCGCCCTCCTCTCCGAGCGTCGCCTCCCACCCCAACCCGCCAAGCCGGGGCCCATGGCGTTCGCCGCACGGAGGAGCCTCGCCTCCCGCTTCTCCCACCACCTCACCCGCCGCCTCCACCCGTCCGTCCCGCATCTGCTCTCCCGCTCCAACGACGATGAGCCCCCATCTCAGCCACAGCCACACCCACTCCCGTCACTCCGCTCTCCGCTCCCACCCGCTTCCGGAGCGGCCCAAACCCTACACCACCCCTTCCCCTTCTCCCTCCACCACTCGGGGCTACCCCGCCGtagcttctcctcctccgcccccgcccccgccccggACCCACCCGGAGAGGTTGATGCTGCTGCGAGCGTCCTTGTCGACGCCGTGGCTTCGTCGGTGCCGGCGCCGTTCCCGGGGGAGgtggcagccgccgccgccgactccTTCTTCCCCTTCGCCGCGCTGCAGCACCTCATTGATACCATACATACCTTCACCGGGCTCAACTG GTGGGCTTCTATCGCGTTAACGGCGGTGCTGATCCGGACCGCGGTGATTCCATTCACGGTTAGCCATCAGAAGTCCGGCGAGAAGATACAT GCAATGAAACCAGAGGTGGATGCCATTAAGCATGCAGTGGAT CTTACGGATCCAAAATCAGTGCTAGTGGGGAATTATAAAATGACCGCACTCTATCGGAA CCATGGTGTTACTCCATATACTCCATTAAAAGGAGTCCTAATCCGACCGTCAATTTTCATGAGCTTTTTCTTTGCT ATAAATAACATGGTTGAGAAAGTCCCTTCGTTGAAAGGAGGTGGAATATTTTGGTTTACTGATCTGACAACCCCGGATCCTCTTTACATCCTTCCTGTGTTAACATCACTGACCTTCTTGGCTACAGTGGAG CTCGGCAATCCTTATATTGCCAGTAAAATGAAGATGCTTCATAGAGGAATGGGAGTCATGATAGTCCCATTCACAATGAATTTTGCCAAG GGATTTTTCTTTTACTGGATCACGGCAAACTTGTTCACACTTGTATATGTTATTG TTATGCGTCGACCCACTGTGAGGAAGTTGTTTAATTTTCCTGCTTTGGAAGCTCAGTCTGCACCTGCACTGAATTCAGCCTTGGATATGTTTGGTGGATCCAAGGCAGTGCCTTCAGCAAAGCCACCTTTAGCACTCAcggaattggaggaagtaagaagcGAAATAGAATACATGGCCGCCCAGCCCAGAGGATCGCCGGAGTGGAGGAAATTGATGGCACTCTATAAGCATTGTTCTTCGGATTTTGGTGATGCTGCCGCTCTTGGGTATCGgccaaaaaaaattgaaaagaagGGGAAATCTATAGGCAAATCTCGGAAGGGCAGGTAA
- the LOC109761930 gene encoding mitochondrial inner membrane protein OXA1 — MAFAAAARRSLASPRISDCLSRRFHPALPQLLPSNSIGDPRKPSPLPLPPAPRPLRFSFSPCGTAQTLDLLPFGIHLLAGPPRRGFSSSSRDIDFADVLTGAANAWPPVAAPASFPGEVALAAGDSSIAVAAVQHLIDAVHSFTGGFPLLYPQCSYGLCRAHCGCLPGNEYMRCQEMQQTSKLVNNAKDDASREEAERAAWSSLKKLGLASYLPLIVTPYTLITLHIAVSNMVDNVPSLKGGGAFWFTDLTTPDALCIFPMITSLFIMLTSELKYSASKKCEKCSRTMHKEAREALRVISLLSMLLTATLPQAISCSLVTWSSLSLAERIALEQPAVQKVLYGTPLKQRRCSCDGQKGPTAEDTPSVKEQEEPVSPETKKSCDGSTHRDETDKKSTKGG; from the exons ATGGCGTTCGCCGCGGCTGCGCGGAGAAGCCTCGCCTCGCCTAGAATCTCCGATTGCCTCTCCCGCCGCTTCCATCCGGCGCTCCCTCAACTGCTCCCATCCAACTCCATCGGCGATCCCCGGAAGCCCTCGCCCCTTCCTCTCCCACCCGCACCGCGTCCGTTGCGTTTCTCGTTCTCCCCTTGCGGGACAGCTCAAACCCTAGACCTCCTCCCATTCGGCATCCACCTCCTCGCCGGGCCACCCCGCCGcgggttctcctcctcctcccgcgacATTGACTTCGCCGACGTCCTCACCGGCGCCGCCAATGCCTGGCCGCCCGTGGCTGCCCCGGCGAGCTTCCCCGGCGAGGTGGCGTTGGCCGCGGGGGACTCGTCGATTGCCGTCGCGGCGGTGCAGCATCTCATCGACGCGGTCCATTCCTTCACTG GTGGATTTCCATTGCTCTACCCACAGTGCTCTTACGGTCTGTGTCGTGCCCATTGTGGATGCTTGCCAGGAAACGAGTATAT GAGGTGTCAGGAGATGCAACAAACCAGCAAGTTGGTAAATAAT GCTAAGGACGATGCATCAAGAGAAGAAGCTGAGCGTGCAGCATGGTCTTCACTCAAAAA GTTAGGTCTTGCGTCATATCTTCCACTAATTGTGACACCGTATACCTTGATAACTCTTCACATCGCT GTATCAAACATGGTTGACAATGTCCCATCTTTAAAAGGGGGTGGAGCATTCTGGTTTACTGATCTGACAACCCCTGATGCTCTTTGCATCTTTCCCATGATAACATCACTGTTCATCATGCTTACCTCAGAG CTCAAGTACAGTGCTTCAAAGAAATGCGAAAAATGCTCTCGCACGATGCACAAAGAAGCAAGGGAAGCTCTGAGAGTAATATCTCTTCTATCTATGTTGTTGACAGCAACCCTTCCTCAG GCGATTTCTTGTTCCTTGGTCACCTGGAGTTCTCTAAGTCTTGCAGAAAGGATAG CTCTCGAACAGCCAGCTGTGCAGAAAGTACTATATGGCACGCCCTTGAAACAAAGAAGATGTTCTTGTGATGGACAGAAGGGCCCAACTGCTGAAGATACCCCTTCTGTCAAGGAGCAGGAAGAGCCAGTTTCCCCAGAGACAAAGAAATCTTGTGATGGTAGCACTCACAGAGACGAGACCGATAAGAAATCGACCAAAGGCGGTTAA